A section of the Pleuronectes platessa chromosome 7, fPlePla1.1, whole genome shotgun sequence genome encodes:
- the si:dkey-238o13.4 gene encoding uncharacterized protein si:dkey-238o13.4 codes for MSNTSRVVLALGGAGTVGSGIVKALLDKGFKVAVISRDSSRLDRLRTFISPSTKENLTTIVGDVGSEEGAELAKQALLEAVGKVTDIVSSLGFSWWQGGPPHTQSVKELQWVMETLLFSTFASWKTFFPLVRDDSHCTYTFITGGAGEKLLMPGTGFLTVGAASSLAFCQVLREEYPDVPCKLNEVKINAGVAAPERMAPGYLNHLELGEAVAALVEERDTSHRVFTISCPADLKTVLLERTL; via the exons ATGTCGAACACGAGCAGGGTGGTGCTGGCTCTGGGGGGAGCGGGGACGGTGGGCTCCGGGATCGTTAAAGCTCTGCTGGATAAAG gtttTAAGGTGGCCGTGATCTCCAGGGACAGCAGTCGACTGGACCGACTCCGGACGTTCATCTCTCCGAGCACAAAGGAGAACCTCACGACCATAGTGGGGGATGTGG GGTCCGAGGAGGGGGCGGAGCTAGCCAAGCAGGCGCTGCTGGAGGCCGTGGGGAAGGTGACGGACATCGTTTCCTCTCTGGGCTTCAGCTGGTGGCAGGGaggccccccccacacccagtCCGTCAAAGAGCTCCAGTGG GTGATGGAGACCCTCCTCTTCAGCACCTTTGCGTCATGGAAGACTTTCTTCCCACTGGTGAGGGACGACTCCCACTGCACCTACACCTTCATCACGG gaggagcaggagagaagctgctgatgcCAGGAACTGGTTTCCTGACGGTGGGCGCTGCCAGCTCTCTGGCTTTCTGCCAGGTTCTACGAGAGGAATACCCCGACGTGCCCTGTAAGCTGAACGAG GTGAAGATCAACGCAGGCGTAGCTGCTCCAGAGCGGATGGCTCCTGGTTACCTGAACCATCTGGAGCTGGGAGAAGCTGTCGCCGCcctggtggaggagagagatacCTCCCACCGGGTCTTCACCATCAGCTGCCCCGCTGACCTCAAAACCGTCCTTCTGGAGAGGACCCTGTAG
- the spata2l gene encoding spermatogenesis associated 2-like, producing MSSSRLRARDLLKAYEQSLEQQIVGRGSSHACGDEELWRQVEARLTEGDALDAHCLGLDPLEVMEESLEAATAATAPPAAARGVKVKSRGRLQGLAKAFEVLEQAALNLYLGPWRHEYKVVKMYSGTFTHFIKPVLSMPQIEKLFGLLGYRPSSQEQLLLQELRTGSASLDDLLRLACSFYLARCECRLLQAALGKHVGEAQWELSVVRERQRGNSLQVSMESTKRTMKVHQPRMERFASGVDVDLYTDELLNGGAPAVSEDKTWLTQKSSSPPAVKSHSDIITAQSSSSAPGSAREHVCITTLNCQLSKMSPGDSAAGSSGGRKPARRPSEGSRFDRPDPEPHGGGSQSEAVALSESESEADHFCSCLQSPDVYLRRCGECKTLHSVTCALLQHCLMELHAVEMFYKPEDVKESGAASPQSLSASEMKASPALTSGAARSSSGPRDDSQSEIPSLHPISFHDCCDLAQLDPQVLCHSCSVFHSGSCRELDYCQIHHTTKPLGRCGCGKLCPRKPLVLCRYCGSEYCRDCWYRNPVVCTCGQTFDQSSSV from the exons ATGAGCAGCTCCAGGCTGAGAGCCAGAGATCTGCTGAAGGCCTACGAGCAGAGTCTGGAGCAGCAGATCGTGGGTCGGGGCTCCAGCCATGCGTGTGGAGACGAGGAGCTGTGGAGGCAGGTGGAGGCTCGGCTGACGGAGGGAGACGCTCTGGACGCTCACTGCCTGGGTCTGGATCCactggaggtgatggaggagtcGCTCGAGGCGGCGACAGCAGCGACCGCGCCGCCAGCCGCAGCCAGAGGGGTGAAGGTCAAATCCAGAGGTCGCCTCCAGGGCCTGGCTAAAGCGTTTGAGGTCCTGGAGCAAGCGGCCCTCAACCTGTACCTCGGGCCCTGGAGGCACGAGTACAAAGTCGTCAAG ATGTATTCTGGTACTTTCACCCACTTCATCAAACCAGTGCTGTCCATGCCTCAGATAGAGAAGCTCTTCGGCCTGTTGGGATACCGGCCCAGCTCACaggagcagctcctcctccaggagcTCAGGACCGGCTCTGCTTCTCTGGACGATCTCCTGCGCCTGGCCTGCAGCTTCTACCTGGCTCGCTGCGAGTGTCGCCTCCTGCAGGCGGCTCTTGGGAAGCACGTGGGCGAGGCCCAGTGGGAGCTGAGTGTggtgagagagaggcagagaggaaacagcCTGCAG GTCTCCATGGAGAGCACCAAGAGGACCATGAAGGTCCACCAGCCGCGGATGGAGCGGTTTGCCAGCGGCGTGGACGTGGACCTGTACACGGACGAGCTCCTCAACGGGGGGGCGCCGGCCGTGAGCGAGGACAAAACCTGGCTGACTCAAAAGAGTTCGTCTCCACCGGCTGTGAAAAgccacagtgacatcatcaccgCTCAGTCGTCCTCATCCGCCCCCGGGTCCGCCAGGGAGCACGTCTGCATCACCACACTCAACTGCCAGCTGAGCAAGATGTCTCCCGGGGACTCGGCGGCCGGCTCCTCCGGTGGGAGGAAGCCGGCCAGACGTCCGAGCGAGGGCTCCAGGTTCGACAGGCCCGACCCTGAACCCCACGGCGGCGGCTCGCAGTCAGAAGCTGTGGCtctgagtgagagtgagagtgaagcCGACCACTTCTGCAGCTGCCTCCAGTCTCCTGATGTTTACCTGCGACGCTGTGGTGAGTGTAAGACGCTGCACAGTGTGACCTGTGCGCTGCTGCAGCACTGCCTGATGGAGCTCCACGCCGTGGAGATGTTTTACAAACCTGAAGACGTCAAAGAAtctggagcagcgtcgcctcaaaGTCTCTCAGCGAGCGAGATGAAAGCATCTCCAGCTCTCACCAGCGGCGCGGCCAGGTCCTCCTCAGGTCCACGAGATGACTCCCAATCCGAAATCCCTTCTCTTCATCCAATCAGCTTCCACGACTGCTGCGACCTGGCCCAGCTGGACCCGCAGGTCCTGTGTCACAGCTGCAGCGTGTTCCACTCCGGCTCCTGCAGAGAGCTGGACTACTGCCAGATCCACCACACCACCAAGCCACTGGGCCGGTGTGGCTGCGGGAAGCTGTGTCCCAGAAAACCACTGGTTCTGTGCAGATACTGTGGATCCGAGTACTGTCGGGACTGTTGGTACAGGAATCCTGTCGTGTGCACCTGTGGCCAAACGTTCGACCAGTCGTCCTCCGTGTGA
- the pdf gene encoding peptide deformylase, mitochondrial — protein GSAHSPPAPCRRSYCSDIKMRSYLQYIKRKIIPPPSPPYGHVCQVGDPVLRSHAAAVDPAAITQPEIQKVISTLVRVMRRLECVGLSAPQIGVPLRILALEYPEGMLEESSAASREARGLSAQPLRVFVNPRLRVLDGRTVLFQEACESISGFSATVPRYLSVEVSGLNEKSEAVTWQASGWPARILQHEMDHLDGVLYTDRMDTKSFININWQRHNE, from the exons GGCTCCGCCCACTCGCCGCCTGCGCCCTGCAGACGCTCCTACTGCAGCGACATCAAGATGCGCTCCTATCTGCAATACATCAAACGCAagatcatcccccccccctcccctccgtaCGGCCACGTGTGCCAGGTCGGGGACCCGGTGCTGCGGTCACACGCTGCAGCCGTCGACCCTGCAGCCATCACACAGCCGGAGATCCAGAAGGTCATCAGCACCTTGGTGAGAGTGATGCGCAGACTGGAATGTGTGGGACTCAGCGCGCCTCAGATCGGGGTGCCGCTCCGGATCCTGGCGCTGGAGTATCCAGAGGGGATGTTGGAGGAGAGCTCGGCTGCGTCGAGGGAGGCCCGCGGCCTGTCCGCCCAGCCGCTCAGGGTCTTCGTGAACCCTCGGCTCAGAGTGCTGGACGGACGCACGGTGCTCTTCCAGGAAGCCTGCGAGAGCATCTCAGGGTTCTCCGCCACGGTTCCTCGCTACCTGTCGGTGGAAGTGTCGG GTCTGAATGAGAAGAGTGAAGCGGTCACGTGGCAGGCGAGCGGCTGGCCGGCTCGGATCCTCCAGCACGAGATGGACCACCTGGACGGCGTCCTCTACACCGACCGCATGGACACCAAGTCCTTCATCAACATCAACTGGCAGAGGCACAATGAGTAG
- the LOC128445124 gene encoding uncharacterized protein LOC128445124 isoform X1 — MEEPELLADDRRFRRFPVWIIEHVWTHRTMDIQQVVDPSDWPDVDSQPLSTEDSWRLRVASAQMFCIVRNRDMQHFERVMRYLEATFRLLPRLVAPIKHMKIMFGLKTLVVMWMLRQRRGMVDTVFKIIQFFPNKLPQYQDQCNQHEMFLMRKNNLDFRVLAQALATDEDKLQYYVKTQMQQQYGERYAQKVEDRLLHYLQELEAALPGDTFIDKILKKESPVTEEEKLLLDVITSDSTAIAITLRKLLHCDAASCRQAVSQASEHGATQVENSGPSKSVVFINSSKTLFSSVEDKTPQESQPEVLNPEDESAQEVSAESPDPPDVGRRLQSEDDGEMIRCLRAGEAAASPQFCSKHQRWVKSILQECPDEAPEELQLQADAPSSPPLFQLSSCTSSSQDLTPSDLVPCPPDRQLTPSQTATRPPPASEQGNLEDERRSGSAGAGSLPQCCSRDAPLSSLLSPAVCLMDVSSVSRICSFLKPHHASPETFIVSQTKLPASTPQALPSPQDSGSAPPTNPTNTTSRSQTSHEASAFTSCGKPPPQTFLRLSLTHRRALTASRRSQTLDEADRVQQAPASHRPSSHLLVSSPSASASQSEALSSNRNPSSPRSTRQNSPLQLQSDPRTAASSSSSSSSSSNTDHLPVRSEVSGAQLSEAVLLQPYVILTRLSAEEIHRLTRSRRAESESPADQENVSDSSFDSSFLHSSRSSSGDDSLDSDPDYKPPPQKKRRPSECESAEILSRV, encoded by the exons ATGGAGGAACCGGAGCTGCTCGCGGACGACAGACGGTTCCGCAGGTTCCCGGTGTGGATCATAGAACACGTGTGGACTCACAGGACGATGGACATTCAGCAAG TCGTGGACCCGTCTGATTGGCCGGACGTGGACTCGCAGCCTCTGAGCACCGAGGACTCGTGGAGGCTGCGCGTGGCGTCTGCTCAGATGTTCTGCATCGTGAGGAACAGGGACATGCAGCACTTTGAACGAGTGATGAGGTATCTGGAAGCCACGTTCAGACTCCTCCCCAGACTGGTGGCTCCCATCAAACACATGAAGATCATGTTTGGACTTAAAACCCTG gtGGTCATGTGGATGCTCAGGCAGCGTCGGGGGATGGTGGACACTGTGTTTAAAATCATCCAGTTCTTCCCAAACAAGCTCCCTCAGTATCAGGATCAGTGT AACCAACACGAGATGTTCCTCATGAGGAAGAACAATCTGGACTTCAGGGTTCTGGCTCAGGCTCTCGCTACAGACGAGGACAAACTGCAATACTATGTGAAG ACACAGATGCAGCAGCAGTACGGGGAACGCTACGCTCAGAAGGTCGAGGACAGACTGCTGCACTATCtacaggagctggaggctgcGTTACCTGGAGACACCTTCATcgacaag ATCCTGAAGAAGGAAAGTCCCGTCACtgaagaggagaagctgctgctggacgtTATCACATCCGACTCCACGGCCATAGCAATAACTCTGAGGAAGCTGCTGCACTgtg aCGCGGCTTCCTGTCGTCAGGCGGTTTCTCAGGCATCAGAACACGGAGCGACTCAAGTGGAAAACTCTGGACCCTCAAAGTCCGTTGTGTTCATCAACTCCTCAAAGACTCTGTTCTCCTCAGTGGAAGATAAAACTCCCCAAGAGTCTCAGCCTGAGGTTTTAAACCCAGAAGATGAGTCAGCACAGGAAGTGTCTGCAGAGAGTCCTGATCCTCCAGATGTTGGGAGACGTCTTCAATCCGAGGACGATGGTGAGATGATCCGTTGTCTGAGAGCAGGTGAAGCTGCTGCGTCTCCTCAGTTCTGCTCCAAACACCAGCGCTGGGTGAAGAGCATCCTGCAGGAGTGTCCTGACGAGgctccagaggagctgcagcttcaggccGACGCCCCCTCGTCTCCACCGCTGTTCCAGttgtcctcctgcacctcctcctcacaggaccTCACCCCATCTGACCTCGTCCCGTGCCCCCCCGACCGACAGCTCACACCTTCTCAGACCGCCACCCGCCCTCCGCCAGCATCGGAACAGGGGAACCTGGAAGACGAGCGGCGCTCTGGATCAGCGGGTGCTGGGTCTCTGCCTCAGTGTTGCTCCAGAGacgctcctctgtcctctctgttgtCCCCGGCCGTCTGCCTGATGGACGTCTCCTCTGTCAGCAGGATCTGCTCCTTCCTCAAACCCCATCATGCCTCTCCAGAGACTTTTATCGTGTCTCAAACAAAGCTGCCAGCTTCCACTCCTCAGGCTCTACCTTCTCCTCAAGACTCTGGAAGTGCTCCCCCGACAAAtcccacaaacacaaccagccGATCACAAACATCTCATGAGGCTTCTGCATTCACCAGCTGTGGAAAACCACCTCCTCAGACTTTTCTCAGACTTTCATTAACACACAGACGAGCTCTGACTGCCTCCAGACGCTCACAGACTCTGGATGAAGCCGATCGGGTCCAGCAGGCTCCTGCTTCCCATCggccctcctcccacctcctggTCTCTTCAccttctgcctctgcctctcaaTCTGAGGCTCTGTCCTCCAACAGAAACCCTTCATCTCCCAGATCGACTCGACAGAACAGTCCTCTCCAGCTGCAGAGTGACCCACGCACCgctgcatcctcctcctcctcctcctcctcctcctccaacactGACCACCTCcctgtgaggtcagaggtcagcggcGCCCAGCTGAGTGAGGCCGTGCTGCTGCAGCCGTACGTGATCCTGACCCGGCTGAGCGCTGAGGAGATTCACCGGCTGACCAGGAGCCGGCGGGCGGAGTCTGAGTCGCCAGCCGACCAGGAAAACGTTTCCGACTCCTCTTTCGATTCGAGCTTTCTTCACTCCAGTCGTTCTTCGAGCGGCGACGATTCGCTCGACTCTGACCCCGACTACAAACCCCCCCCTCAGAAGAAAAGACGACCGTCAGAGTGCGAGTCTGCAGAAATCCTGAGTCGTGTTTGA
- the LOC128445124 gene encoding uncharacterized protein LOC128445124 isoform X2 has protein sequence MEEPELLADDRRFRRFPVWIIEHVWTHRTMDIQQVVDPSDWPDVDSQPLSTEDSWRLRVASAQMFCIVRNRDMQHFERVMRYLEATFRLLPRLVAPIKHMKIMFGLKTLVVMWMLRQRRGMVDTVFKIIQFFPNKLPQYQDQCNQHEMFLMRKNNLDFRVLAQALATDEDKLQYYVKTQMQQQYGERYAQKVEDRLLHYLQELEAALPGDTFIDKILKKESPVTEEEKLLLDVITSDSTAIAITLRKLLHCDAASCRQAVSQASEHGATQVENSGPSKSVVFINSSKTLFSSVEDKTPQESQPEEVSAESPDPPDVGRRLQSEDDGEMIRCLRAGEAAASPQFCSKHQRWVKSILQECPDEAPEELQLQADAPSSPPLFQLSSCTSSSQDLTPSDLVPCPPDRQLTPSQTATRPPPASEQGNLEDERRSGSAGAGSLPQCCSRDAPLSSLLSPAVCLMDVSSVSRICSFLKPHHASPETFIVSQTKLPASTPQALPSPQDSGSAPPTNPTNTTSRSQTSHEASAFTSCGKPPPQTFLRLSLTHRRALTASRRSQTLDEADRVQQAPASHRPSSHLLVSSPSASASQSEALSSNRNPSSPRSTRQNSPLQLQSDPRTAASSSSSSSSSSNTDHLPVRSEVSGAQLSEAVLLQPYVILTRLSAEEIHRLTRSRRAESESPADQENVSDSSFDSSFLHSSRSSSGDDSLDSDPDYKPPPQKKRRPSECESAEILSRV, from the exons ATGGAGGAACCGGAGCTGCTCGCGGACGACAGACGGTTCCGCAGGTTCCCGGTGTGGATCATAGAACACGTGTGGACTCACAGGACGATGGACATTCAGCAAG TCGTGGACCCGTCTGATTGGCCGGACGTGGACTCGCAGCCTCTGAGCACCGAGGACTCGTGGAGGCTGCGCGTGGCGTCTGCTCAGATGTTCTGCATCGTGAGGAACAGGGACATGCAGCACTTTGAACGAGTGATGAGGTATCTGGAAGCCACGTTCAGACTCCTCCCCAGACTGGTGGCTCCCATCAAACACATGAAGATCATGTTTGGACTTAAAACCCTG gtGGTCATGTGGATGCTCAGGCAGCGTCGGGGGATGGTGGACACTGTGTTTAAAATCATCCAGTTCTTCCCAAACAAGCTCCCTCAGTATCAGGATCAGTGT AACCAACACGAGATGTTCCTCATGAGGAAGAACAATCTGGACTTCAGGGTTCTGGCTCAGGCTCTCGCTACAGACGAGGACAAACTGCAATACTATGTGAAG ACACAGATGCAGCAGCAGTACGGGGAACGCTACGCTCAGAAGGTCGAGGACAGACTGCTGCACTATCtacaggagctggaggctgcGTTACCTGGAGACACCTTCATcgacaag ATCCTGAAGAAGGAAAGTCCCGTCACtgaagaggagaagctgctgctggacgtTATCACATCCGACTCCACGGCCATAGCAATAACTCTGAGGAAGCTGCTGCACTgtg aCGCGGCTTCCTGTCGTCAGGCGGTTTCTCAGGCATCAGAACACGGAGCGACTCAAGTGGAAAACTCTGGACCCTCAAAGTCCGTTGTGTTCATCAACTCCTCAAAGACTCTGTTCTCCTCAGTGGAAGATAAAACTCCCCAAGAGTCTCAGCCTGAG GAAGTGTCTGCAGAGAGTCCTGATCCTCCAGATGTTGGGAGACGTCTTCAATCCGAGGACGATGGTGAGATGATCCGTTGTCTGAGAGCAGGTGAAGCTGCTGCGTCTCCTCAGTTCTGCTCCAAACACCAGCGCTGGGTGAAGAGCATCCTGCAGGAGTGTCCTGACGAGgctccagaggagctgcagcttcaggccGACGCCCCCTCGTCTCCACCGCTGTTCCAGttgtcctcctgcacctcctcctcacaggaccTCACCCCATCTGACCTCGTCCCGTGCCCCCCCGACCGACAGCTCACACCTTCTCAGACCGCCACCCGCCCTCCGCCAGCATCGGAACAGGGGAACCTGGAAGACGAGCGGCGCTCTGGATCAGCGGGTGCTGGGTCTCTGCCTCAGTGTTGCTCCAGAGacgctcctctgtcctctctgttgtCCCCGGCCGTCTGCCTGATGGACGTCTCCTCTGTCAGCAGGATCTGCTCCTTCCTCAAACCCCATCATGCCTCTCCAGAGACTTTTATCGTGTCTCAAACAAAGCTGCCAGCTTCCACTCCTCAGGCTCTACCTTCTCCTCAAGACTCTGGAAGTGCTCCCCCGACAAAtcccacaaacacaaccagccGATCACAAACATCTCATGAGGCTTCTGCATTCACCAGCTGTGGAAAACCACCTCCTCAGACTTTTCTCAGACTTTCATTAACACACAGACGAGCTCTGACTGCCTCCAGACGCTCACAGACTCTGGATGAAGCCGATCGGGTCCAGCAGGCTCCTGCTTCCCATCggccctcctcccacctcctggTCTCTTCAccttctgcctctgcctctcaaTCTGAGGCTCTGTCCTCCAACAGAAACCCTTCATCTCCCAGATCGACTCGACAGAACAGTCCTCTCCAGCTGCAGAGTGACCCACGCACCgctgcatcctcctcctcctcctcctcctcctcctccaacactGACCACCTCcctgtgaggtcagaggtcagcggcGCCCAGCTGAGTGAGGCCGTGCTGCTGCAGCCGTACGTGATCCTGACCCGGCTGAGCGCTGAGGAGATTCACCGGCTGACCAGGAGCCGGCGGGCGGAGTCTGAGTCGCCAGCCGACCAGGAAAACGTTTCCGACTCCTCTTTCGATTCGAGCTTTCTTCACTCCAGTCGTTCTTCGAGCGGCGACGATTCGCTCGACTCTGACCCCGACTACAAACCCCCCCCTCAGAAGAAAAGACGACCGTCAGAGTGCGAGTCTGCAGAAATCCTGAGTCGTGTTTGA